GATGTGCGGCAGCGCGACCACACCGGCCTTCATCGCCGGATTCGCGCGCCCGCGCGGGTAACCGACGTCGAAGACGAGATCACCCGCAGACGGCACGGAGGCTTGGACGGGAGCCGGATTGACGGGCGCGGCCGACCCGAGCGCCAGCGCCGCCAGGTCATGGGGCCCGTCGGTCAAGAGGAGCTTGGCCGGCAGGGTGACGCTCCCCGCGCCAGGGTTGAAGGTCGCCTTGTAGGAGGCCGCCTGCGGGTCGGAGAGCCGGTCGACGCAGTGCTTGGCAGTTAGAACCACTGTCGGCGAGACCAGAACGCCCGAGCACAACACCTCCGATCCGCCTCCCGAGATGTCCAGACGTGCCGTCGCCCGCACCGCCCGGTCAAGAGCCGCTTGATTGACGTAGGTGAACCTATCCGTCACTACCGTTCGGCTCATTCCAGCGGGTGTGGTCACGGTCACGTCCACCACGCCCGTCCCCTGAGGAGCCGAAGCGGAGATCACGTTGTCCGAGACAACCTGAAACTGCGCGGGGACGCCGCCGAAA
The nucleotide sequence above comes from Bacillota bacterium. Encoded proteins:
- a CDS encoding trypsin-like peptidase domain-containing protein, which gives rise to MKRRFAFARGRMGRHMAKMLSTLLALLLVMGAAAEAQAAPARERTGFRSVLAGQSVNRKVRAPVVLAISPDHGASGQAVVIYGFGFSGATGVGFGGVPAQFQVVSDNVISASAPQGTGVVDVTVTTPAGMSRTVVTDRFTYVNQAALDRAVRATARLDISGGGSEVLCSGVLVSPTVVLTAKHCVDRLSDPQAASYKATFNPGAGSVTLPAKLLLTDGPHDLAALALGSAAPVNPAPVQASVPSAGDLVFDVGYPRGRANPAMKAGVVALPHIGQMPVSGAPVPDLTVTDIGVQSGDSGGPLVDGNGEVVGILSGGLMYRLHGLSIGASVFTWAPEVAQFAQKAEAQTGQATSGGS